A stretch of Gopherus evgoodei ecotype Sinaloan lineage chromosome 19, rGopEvg1_v1.p, whole genome shotgun sequence DNA encodes these proteins:
- the LOC115637187 gene encoding zinc finger protein 883-like isoform X1, with protein sequence MQENYENVTSLGFPVSKPLIISQLKQGKEPWVPDLQGSEEREILRAPYTAGDAMLCEKEEQNSHQENVEQVAKHRELLQRSKRHVSRSHEQRKFREIQHRPEREQGNHPGEKMGTFISCRGTQKHVKETTTQQEILMGKRKNTCTECGKTFTCSSSLSVHQRIHTGERPYGCCECGKTFTFRSSLVHHMRIHTGKRPYKCSECGKSFTRSSQLTEHQRIHTGERPYVCMECGKSFSSTSALSYHQRIHTGERPFECSECGKSFIRSSQLTGHQRIHTGERPYVCTECWKSFSSSSALSYHQRIHTGERPFECSECGKSFSSSSALSYHQRIHTGERPFECSECGKSFSSSSVLFHHQRIHTGERPFECSECGKSFSSSSALSYHQRIHTGERPYNCSECGKRFTQSSHLISHQRTHTGERPYKCRECGKSFMRSALLTEHQRIHTGERPYVCTECGKSFSSSSVLSHHQRIHTGERPYKCCECGKSFITSSDLSKHQRIHTGERPYECSECAKSFSSSSALAYHQRIHTGERPYKCRECGKSFTRSSHLTGHQRIHTGERPYEYRECGKTLSCH encoded by the exons atgcaggagaactatgagaatgtgacctcactGG ggtttccagtttccaaacctctCATAATCTCCCAGCTCAAACAAGGGAAAGAGCCGTGGGTTCCAGacctccagggttcagaggaaaggGAAATCCTGAGAGCTCCCTACAcag caggtgatgcaatgctatgtgagaaagaggagcagaattctcacCAGGAAAATGTTGAGCAAGTGGCTAAACACAGAGAATTATTGCAAAGATCGAAAAGGCATGTGTCCAGGAGTCATGAGCAGAGAAAATTCCgtgagattcagcacagaccagaaagagagcaagGAAACCATCCAGGGGAGAAAATGGGTACATTTATTTCCTGTCGGGGAACTCAGAAGCATGTCAAGGAAACCACAACACAGCAGGAAATCCTCATGGGCAAGAGGAAAAATACATGCACTGAGTGTGGAAAAACCTTCACTTGCAGCTCATCCctttctgttcatcagagaatccacacaggggagaggccttatggatgctgtgagtgtgggaaaacattCACTTTCAGATCAAGTCTTGTTCATCATATGAGAATCCATACAGGGAAGAGGCCCTATAagtgcagtgagtgtgggaaaagcttcactcggAGCTCTCAACTTACTGAGCATCAGAGAAtacacacaggggagaggccctatgtatgcatggagtgtgggaaaagcttctctAGCACCTCAGCCCTTTCTtaccatcagagaatccacacaggggagaggccctttgaatgcagtgagtgtgggaaaagcttcattcgGAGCTCTCAACTTACTGGGCATCAGAGAAtacacacaggggagaggccttaTGTATGCACTGAGTGTTGGAAAAGCTTCTCTAGCAGCTCAGCACTTTCTtaccatcagagaatccacacaggggagaggccctttgAATGTAGTGAGTGTGGAAAAAGCTTCTCtagcagctcagccctttcttaccatcagagaatccacacaggggagaggccctttgAATGTAGTGAGTGTGGAAAAAGCTTCTCTAGCAGCTCAGTCCTTTTTcaccatcagagaatccacacaggagagaggcccttTGAATGTAGTGAGTGTGGAAAAAGCTTCTCTAGTAGCTCAGCCCTTTCTtaccatcagagaatccacacaggggagaggccttaTAATTGCAGTGAATGTGGGAAAAGATTCACTCAGAGCTCTCACCTTATTAGtcatcagagaacccacacaggggagaggccctataaatgccgtgagtgtgggaaaagcttcatgcGCAGCGCTCTCCTTACtgagcatcagagaatccacacaggggagag GCCCTATGTATGCACTGAGTGTGGAAAAAGCTTCTCTAGCAGCTCAGTCCTTTCTCACCATCAGAGAattcacacaggggagaggccctataaatgctgtgaatgtgggaaaagctttattaCCAGCTCagacctttctaaac atcagagaatccacacaggggagaggccctatgaatgcagtgagtgtgcgAAAAGCTTCTCTAGCAGCTCAGCCCTTGCTtaccatcagagaatccacacaggggagaggccctataaatgccgtgagtgcgggaaaagcttcacgcGCAGCTCTCACCTTACtgggcatcagagaatccacacaggagagaggccctatgaataccgtgagtgtgggaaaaccttatCTTGCCACTGA
- the LOC115637191 gene encoding zinc finger protein 416-like isoform X4: MSVWRERAWGNRDVKLTKTCSETSTTALFTLPGCRMTSMFRSSSSHPPMGEGREMAPEEPVQRPVTFEEVAVYFTGEEWALLDPAQRALCRDIMQQNHENVTSLGANGL, translated from the exons ATGTCTGTCTGGAGGGAAAGGGCCTGGGGGAATCGTGATGTGAAATTAACTAAAAcctgttctgaaacctccacAACTGCCCTTTTCACCCTCCCAGGCTGCAGAATGACGTCCATGTTtcgctccagctcatcccatcctcccatgggagagggaagagaaatggctCCAGAGGAGCCTGTTCAG aggCCAGTGACCTTTGAGgaagtggctgtgtatttcaccggggaagagtgggctctgctggaccctgcCCAGAGAGCTCTCTGCAGAGACATCATGCAGCAGAACcatgagaatgtgacctcactGG
- the LOC115637191 gene encoding zinc finger protein 416-like isoform X1: MSVWRERAWGNRDVKLTKTCSETSTTALFTLPGCRMTSMFRSSSSHPPMGEGREMAPEEPVQRPVTFEEVAVYFTGEEWALLDPAQRALCRDIMQQNHENVTSLDQRSSRSPKWTSPPSPHTPPLSSSKH; the protein is encoded by the exons ATGTCTGTCTGGAGGGAAAGGGCCTGGGGGAATCGTGATGTGAAATTAACTAAAAcctgttctgaaacctccacAACTGCCCTTTTCACCCTCCCAGGCTGCAGAATGACGTCCATGTTtcgctccagctcatcccatcctcccatgggagagggaagagaaatggctCCAGAGGAGCCTGTTCAG aggCCAGTGACCTTTGAGgaagtggctgtgtatttcaccggggaagagtgggctctgctggaccctgcCCAGAGAGCTCTCTGCAGAGACATCATGCAGCAGAACcatgagaatgtgacctcactGG aCCAGAGAAGCAGCCGCTCGCCAAAATGgacctcccccccttccccccacacgccgcctctctcctcaagcaaacattag
- the LOC115637191 gene encoding zinc finger protein 485-like isoform X3, which produces MSVWRERAWGNRDVKLTKTCSETSTTALFTLPGCRMTSMFRSSSSHPPMGEGREMAPEEPVQRPVTFEEVAVYFTGEEWALLDPAQRALCRDIMQQNHENVTSLGVECSQ; this is translated from the exons ATGTCTGTCTGGAGGGAAAGGGCCTGGGGGAATCGTGATGTGAAATTAACTAAAAcctgttctgaaacctccacAACTGCCCTTTTCACCCTCCCAGGCTGCAGAATGACGTCCATGTTtcgctccagctcatcccatcctcccatgggagagggaagagaaatggctCCAGAGGAGCCTGTTCAG aggCCAGTGACCTTTGAGgaagtggctgtgtatttcaccggggaagagtgggctctgctggaccctgcCCAGAGAGCTCTCTGCAGAGACATCATGCAGCAGAACcatgagaatgtgacctcactGG
- the LOC115637191 gene encoding zinc finger protein 558-like isoform X2 yields MAAGETFINRPVRSPGSAPAAELQPLGCRMTSMFRSSSSHPPMGEGREMAPEEPVQRPVTFEEVAVYFTGEEWALLDPAQRALCRDIMQQNHENVTSLDQRSSRSPKWTSPPSPHTPPLSSSKH; encoded by the exons ATGGCGGCGGGAGAGACCTTCATTAACCGCCCCGTGCGCAGCCCAGGCTCCGCCCCCGCTGCGGAGCTGCAGCCTCTAG GCTGCAGAATGACGTCCATGTTtcgctccagctcatcccatcctcccatgggagagggaagagaaatggctCCAGAGGAGCCTGTTCAG aggCCAGTGACCTTTGAGgaagtggctgtgtatttcaccggggaagagtgggctctgctggaccctgcCCAGAGAGCTCTCTGCAGAGACATCATGCAGCAGAACcatgagaatgtgacctcactGG aCCAGAGAAGCAGCCGCTCGCCAAAATGgacctcccccccttccccccacacgccgcctctctcctcaagcaaacattag
- the LOC115637187 gene encoding zinc finger protein 501-like isoform X2, which yields MLCEKEEQNSHQENVEQVAKHRELLQRSKRHVSRSHEQRKFREIQHRPEREQGNHPGEKMGTFISCRGTQKHVKETTTQQEILMGKRKNTCTECGKTFTCSSSLSVHQRIHTGERPYGCCECGKTFTFRSSLVHHMRIHTGKRPYKCSECGKSFTRSSQLTEHQRIHTGERPYVCMECGKSFSSTSALSYHQRIHTGERPFECSECGKSFIRSSQLTGHQRIHTGERPYVCTECWKSFSSSSALSYHQRIHTGERPFECSECGKSFSSSSALSYHQRIHTGERPFECSECGKSFSSSSVLFHHQRIHTGERPFECSECGKSFSSSSALSYHQRIHTGERPYNCSECGKRFTQSSHLISHQRTHTGERPYKCRECGKSFMRSALLTEHQRIHTGERPYVCTECGKSFSSSSVLSHHQRIHTGERPYKCCECGKSFITSSDLSKHQRIHTGERPYECSECAKSFSSSSALAYHQRIHTGERPYKCRECGKSFTRSSHLTGHQRIHTGERPYEYRECGKTLSCH from the exons atgctatgtgagaaagaggagcagaattctcacCAGGAAAATGTTGAGCAAGTGGCTAAACACAGAGAATTATTGCAAAGATCGAAAAGGCATGTGTCCAGGAGTCATGAGCAGAGAAAATTCCgtgagattcagcacagaccagaaagagagcaagGAAACCATCCAGGGGAGAAAATGGGTACATTTATTTCCTGTCGGGGAACTCAGAAGCATGTCAAGGAAACCACAACACAGCAGGAAATCCTCATGGGCAAGAGGAAAAATACATGCACTGAGTGTGGAAAAACCTTCACTTGCAGCTCATCCctttctgttcatcagagaatccacacaggggagaggccttatggatgctgtgagtgtgggaaaacattCACTTTCAGATCAAGTCTTGTTCATCATATGAGAATCCATACAGGGAAGAGGCCCTATAagtgcagtgagtgtgggaaaagcttcactcggAGCTCTCAACTTACTGAGCATCAGAGAAtacacacaggggagaggccctatgtatgcatggagtgtgggaaaagcttctctAGCACCTCAGCCCTTTCTtaccatcagagaatccacacaggggagaggccctttgaatgcagtgagtgtgggaaaagcttcattcgGAGCTCTCAACTTACTGGGCATCAGAGAAtacacacaggggagaggccttaTGTATGCACTGAGTGTTGGAAAAGCTTCTCTAGCAGCTCAGCACTTTCTtaccatcagagaatccacacaggggagaggccctttgAATGTAGTGAGTGTGGAAAAAGCTTCTCtagcagctcagccctttcttaccatcagagaatccacacaggggagaggccctttgAATGTAGTGAGTGTGGAAAAAGCTTCTCTAGCAGCTCAGTCCTTTTTcaccatcagagaatccacacaggagagaggcccttTGAATGTAGTGAGTGTGGAAAAAGCTTCTCTAGTAGCTCAGCCCTTTCTtaccatcagagaatccacacaggggagaggccttaTAATTGCAGTGAATGTGGGAAAAGATTCACTCAGAGCTCTCACCTTATTAGtcatcagagaacccacacaggggagaggccctataaatgccgtgagtgtgggaaaagcttcatgcGCAGCGCTCTCCTTACtgagcatcagagaatccacacaggggagag GCCCTATGTATGCACTGAGTGTGGAAAAAGCTTCTCTAGCAGCTCAGTCCTTTCTCACCATCAGAGAattcacacaggggagaggccctataaatgctgtgaatgtgggaaaagctttattaCCAGCTCagacctttctaaac atcagagaatccacacaggggagaggccctatgaatgcagtgagtgtgcgAAAAGCTTCTCTAGCAGCTCAGCCCTTGCTtaccatcagagaatccacacaggggagaggccctataaatgccgtgagtgcgggaaaagcttcacgcGCAGCTCTCACCTTACtgggcatcagagaatccacacaggagagaggccctatgaataccgtgagtgtgggaaaaccttatCTTGCCACTGA